The Anomaloglossus baeobatrachus isolate aAnoBae1 chromosome 7, aAnoBae1.hap1, whole genome shotgun sequence sequence acgcccgcaccggggcctggggttactcgttaccgggccgcggttctgtctCTGGGATGCCGCAGGGGCATGGCTCGGTTCCGTGACCTTGGCGGTGTTGTTATAAaatggggattatttacaagggatgatgagagttattcgtgacgccacctgtggtactcggccggggatagccgacgctgcgggatgggacctctggggcagatggtgaggcAACTGAGttgatatagctctccacaggcagagctgggccccagggcggatgggggtagtagtaggtgatggcggggtgcaggtgaataacggagcgacaaatggatgcagtctcaaggtttttactcattgTAGCAGGTtataaggtaacacgactagtcagtgaccgcctttggagtgctaggttccactgtgatgggctccagtcgatcccgggtagttcggaggtcaagaccggtgcacccttcttatgttccttccctggttgtcttcctTCGCTGACTTCTCGCCCGCCTGTCccgcgcctacgcacacagtgccctgagcaggtgtctgcggaccctgttgggtgggttgaagctctatcccttggccctatgtggtcactttcCAGTTGATTTGTGTGCAGAGTTGGCTTCGATACTAGCTGTATCCTTagtctctggttttactagcggagcacgttggttcttctcctctagtctagggaccggatccCTGCCTGCGgctaagtccctccactccaatatgttgtATGTGGAATGAGACCATGGGTGTATGGCACACTTCCCATGGGCTCTAGGAGCCTTCTCTCTTGTGCCTGGGCCAAGCTGCACCAacaccagaccacaggtcttcactcctccactgctccttccaactGTCTCACTTcctacaggctgctcccactaactagactccacctcaCAGCAGCTGCCATTACCCTGGTCTCATggagtgttgctgagtgagagtgttgtgtgtttgtgtctACAGGTGGATGACCTCATCCTTACCCAGTGAtagggcaccacacctctggctgagatgcagtatttctgtagcgactgaagcctcaggggcgccacattaccattCTGCTGCCACTGCTCACTCGGGTACCCTCCTTGTCCAGCCCTCGCCTTGGGGACTATTCCTCCAGCAGCAGAGTCTGGCTCCTGTGTTCCCCGTCTCTTGCAGCCATATCCATTGGACACAATGGAGGATCCCTCCTGAGGCCTGGGGAGACATTGTTGTCCCAGGCGCCCCTCTGCAGAACTGACCTTCCTTCTGGCCTGTCTGCCTCACTAACCCTCTGCTCCTCCCACTGTGTTCCATCTCCTAGGCGACCACTGTATTTATCTCTGTCTCCTAGGCAACCATTGTATCAATATCTGGCTGCTAACACCTGCACATAACATTCTATCTACCCTGACGCCCCCTCCTGCTCACTAGGTCCCTAGTTGCACTAAAATCCTACCTTAAAACATTCTATATTATTCTTCCTATGGCTGATACTTATCTATAGCTTTACTCCATATTATGCTCCTTAACATTCCTATACTTTACATAAAATGCATTACCCTCTATTTACTAAAACACTAGCCAGGATAGAGTAGAAGAAGCTGCAATAACAcacatacaggtatatatacatacatatactgtatatctaggcACAATATACCTGCCCACCTCCTACACCAGCATGGAAGTGGGGAATGGCTATATACACTTTCACAGCCATATATTAAAGTCACTTTGACATTACCAAGGCCAGGATTGTGTTAAGGAGCTTAGAAGGGGTTGGATGCACTCCTAAGAGACCTTAAAGTGTTGCACTCGTCACATGGAGGATTTGTTGTACTTGTGATTCCCTGTTAATCTATTTTTTGGGAACATTTTGACAAAGATGGCTAATTTGTCTTTCAACACATTTGCTCTCCTctagttttcattttttgggatgtaTGTTGCTTCtcttgactagtgatgagtgacgtTCAGTTGAGCTGACGTTCGGTTAATTGGgtttagccggactttagataaagtttggtttggaacaTGGACTTGATCTGagccccaatgaaagtcactgattgggcaggtcaggtctccgcccacatgcagtcagccacaaacagatcacttccgggggcaggtgtgcaggcacactacatccgatctcgCTGTTGTTACTGCAGGCGGGTCGTACTGGGCACCAAgaatacctgagcacagtgatgcctgCCCCAGTGGTGTTCATAcgcaaagcacccaaactccgaacacaAACTCTGTCTGGGTTTGGTACggacaccgaacctcaggttcactcatctctactcttgacgtTGGCGAGTTAGCTCCCTGAAGGGCTCTGGAGCAGATTCCTGGTTGCATCCATCGACTCAGCTTTGATGGCATCTCCTTGTTGGGGGGGATTTGCCTGGTTGTTGCCTAATTGATTCCGATCCTTTTGTTTTCCCCAGTCAATTTGCCATACCCCATGACTCTCCAGGAGGTGATGACTCCAATCATTGACCAAGCCCGATGTGATGCCATCTACCATGTGAACTCCATCATCAGCAGCAATGTGCCCATCATCCTGGATGACATGATCTGTTCTGGTTATACATATGGAGGCAAAGACTCCTGCCAGGTACGGACACGTCTGATGATGAATGTGGCCACCTCCAGATGGTGGTCTGTGATGTGTGATGAAGTCTTGGACAATCTGAGCTGAGAATTCATACTTGTTCTGAAGCTTGATTGAGATTATGAACATTTCTTCTCCAGACTTTGGATCGGTCTGATCTACTTACATGTGTCTGGAGTGAAGTGTCTAGAAAAGACAAAGAATAGAGGTCTATATAGTCCAGGCAAAGGTTGTCACCGTCACACAACTCATTTCCGCCTATGTTGGACAGATTTAGAAAATTTGATAAGATGAACATTTTCACTATATTCATAATTTCCATTGCATTGTAAACTGATGAATTGTGTTCTTTAAATATCAATTTATTAGTGGACATTTCTGTAAGAGTGGTTGATGTCTTCCAGGGAGACTCCGGAGGACCTCTCGTGTGTAAAGTCCAAGGTGTCTGGTACCAGGCTGGTGTTGTAAGTTGGGGAGACGGATGTGCCCAATCCAATCGCCCTGGGGTGTACACCCTGGTCCCAGCCTACACTTCATGGATCCAGAGCTACGTGCCGGATGTGACCTTCACTGACCTTGGATATATACCTCCACCTTTCCTAGAATGTGATGCAGCTATTGGGACAGTGGCCACACCTGGTAAGAAGGAGACATCATGACATCACACAAACATGGAACGACCAATGGCTGCCTCTGTACGAAAGACGGGCAAGACGTTAGACATATAACACACAAGCGAAAAGGTCCTCTCCTCTGTTAAACAGAAAGTTAGCCAAACTTAtcgttaaatatatatttttaagcaTTTTTCATATCACAACTATAATAAAAGTCCTGACTCTTTCAAACTTCACTGGCCAATAGACCTAGGTGCATCGCTCCATGGGACGCCGGTCCATCGGCCAAGTCCGTGTGATCTCGGACAGAGGCTCGAAAATCTCTTTCCTTCTACAATCTCTGGTATGGCTTCTGATTAGCCACAACTGACACATATGAGACGGTATGAGACTCGTAGAGCTGCCATCCAATGACCAGAGACAACCGGGGTCCTGCAGATCGGTCGGCCCACCTCTACTCAACATCAAACCTAACCTCCCGGTCTGTAGAGATCTCATCGCCACAGTCtcatcattatcatcacaggcaggattacaataaTGGCAGCTATGTATCGATAACACAACATCCACCACTCACTATAGATGATGGACAACTGTCAGATTACTCAGGTCACAAAGCATGCCAACCAAGCAGGGAAGATAAGTGATGCCTATAGGTTACCTCCTCGCCATCCCTGTAcattgacctctgcacagatcatagAGCATGTCTACAAGGTAGCAGGTGTCAGTTACAGTTCATTCCGCTCCCTCCCTgctcagtgacctctgcacagatcatagAGGATGTCTACAAGACTCTGAGATACTAGATAGTAGGTGTCAGTTACAGTTCATTCCGCTCCCTCTCTgctcagtgacctctgcacagatcatagAGGATGTCTACAAGACTGAGATACTAGATAGTAGGTGACAGTTACAGTTCATTCTTATTCCTCCCTgttcagtgacctctgcacagatcatagAGAATGTCTACAAGACTGAGATACTAGATAGTAGGTGACAGTTACAGTTCATTCCTTGCCCTCTCTgctcagtgacctctgcacagatcatagAGGATGTCTGCAAGACTCTGACATAATAGATAGCAGGTGACAGTTACAGTTCATTCCGCTCCCTCTCTgctcagtgacctctgcacagatcatagAGGATGTCTACAAGACTCTGAGATACTAGATAGTAGGTGTCAGTTACAGTTCATTCCGCTCCCTCTCTgctcagtgacctctgcacagatcatagAGGATGTCTACAAGACTGAGATACTAGATAGTAGGTGACAGTTACAGTTCATTCTTATTCCTCCCTgttcagtgacctctgcacagatcatagAGAATGTCTACAAGACTGAGATACTAGATAGTAGGTGACAGTTACAGTTCATTCCTTGCCCTCTCTgctcagtgacctctgcacagatcatagAGGATGTCTGCAAGACTCTGACATAATAGATAGCAGGTGACAGTTACAGTTCATTCCGCTCCCTCTCTGCTCAGTGCCCTCTGCACAGAtcatggagcatctcctgtaaccaTTCAAAAAGTAAGATGAGACTGGTACAAAAACCGCTAACTTTTTGCACCATTTCCAAAAGTGATATGCCAGAAAATGTGAGAAAACTGATTTGGTGCTGATGCGTCAGGGGAGGCTGTGGTCGCTCCATACAAATGATGATACAATCAGAAGTTGACTTTGTGTAGAGATGACTCGTTGACGTCTATGGGAGACTGATAGGGCCGTACTCCCCGTACTCCACCCAGGTGTTCATTACGTCTGCATTATGTTATTCCAGTGGCCAGTTACACTTCACCCCCAACCAACTACTCTGTGTGTGGGTCCCCGGTGGTCTCTGACCGGATTGTGGGGGGCACAGACGCTGTGGATGGAGAATGGCCGTGGCAGATCAGCCTGCGGTACACTGGATCTCatatctgcggagggtccctgatcGCCAGCCAGTGGGTCCTGAGTGCGGCCCATTGTTTCCAAGGGTAAGTCCTAGGGGTTGATGTCTATTATTTCCTGAAACACGCAGTGACGTCACTTACAGGCGGTATTTTCATGTTTCCTATTTTCACAGCTCCACATACCCATACGATTATAGTGTGTATCTGGGTATGTATCAACTGTCCCTGACAAATGGCCATGAGTACAATGCGTACGTGAAGCGTATCATAACTCACCCCGCATTTACGGGGGCCGGGAGTCCAGGAGACATCGCCCTGATTCAGCTGAGCAGCCCCGTCCCCTACACCAAGTACATCATGCCGATCTGCCTGCCATCGTCCTCCGTCACCTTCCCGTCTGGCCTGAAATGCTGGGTAACCGGCTGGGGAAACGTCCAATCTGGCGGTAAGTCCTCAGACCCGCGATAATGATGACATGTGATCATGGGAAATTCCACAAGAGCGAATCCGTGGCCATAGGCGAGAGTCTCTGATGTATGGATCTTCTCAGCCATCTGTGAAGGGGGGAATTAGGGGCATTATTCCCCACGTTACACATATCGACTGCGTAATAATGTGGAACGTCCTTCTGAAGTAGTTCTCCTGTAAACGGGCTCCACTGGCGACTAGTTATCACAGGGGTCCGAGATTCATGTCAATAGGCCAAAGACCCTGAGACACAAATCATCCATGAGGtcaatggaaaaatgaaaaattgccatcTCTATCACACTTAAAACGCAACTGGAGTGttaattttatttcataaatcaatagtgcacatgaaaacaaCCAACTTTGTAATAATCTCATCAGACATTTGCTCCTTTCTCTGCTACAATTGATTATTGTTATCAATataaaaattctcaattctgaggtaaaatctgtgttcagtgaagactttcccattactgagaggagaggacagctggtgctgatgagagtctatgtagataaaagagggaggaggagagaggtctgCTTCTAATGCCTCCCGCTgcatctagcccctccctctgcctccagctcctccctctgcatctagcacctccctctgcctccagctcctccctctgtctctatcccctgactctgcctccagctcctccatctgcatctagcccctccctctgcctccagctcctccatctgcatctagcccctccctctgcctccagctcctccctctgcatctagcacctccctctgcctccagctcctccctctgcatctagcacctccctctgcctccagctcctccctctgtctctatcccctgactctgcctccagctcctccatctgcatctagcccctccctctgcctccagctcctccatctGTCTCTATCCCCTGACTCTGCttacagctcctctctctgcctctatcccctgactctgcctccagctcctccatctgcatctagcccctccctctgtctccagctCCTCCCTTTGCATCTATCCCctgcctctgcctccagctcctccctttgcctctatcccctgcctctgcctccagctcctcccactgcatctagcccctccctctgcctccatctcctccatctgcatctagcccctccctctgcctccagctcctccctcggtCTCTATCCCCtgactctgcctccagctcctccatctGCATCTAGCCCCtcgctctgcctccagctcctccctctgtctctatcccctgactctgcctccagctcctccctctgcatctagctcctccctctgcatctagcaccTCCATCTGCctcaagctcctccctctgcatctagcccttcactctgcctccagctcctccctctgtctctatcccctgactctgcctccagctccacTATCTgcatctagcccctccctctgcctccagctcctccctctgcctctatcccctgcctctgcctccagctcctccctctgcatctagcccctccctctgccccatcttctccctctgcctctagcccctccctctgcctccaactcctccctctgcatctagcccctccctctgcctccagctcctccctctgcatctagcacctccctctgcctctagcctctctctctgcatctagcccctccctctgcctccagctcctcccgctgcatctagcccctccctctgcctccagctcctctctgcatctagcacctccctctgcctctagcttctctctctgcctctagcccctccctctgctccagctcctccctctgcatctatctcttccctctgcctctagcttctctctctgcctctagcccctccctctgctccagctcctccctctgcatctatctcttccctctgcctctatctcctcttttgcctctagctcctccctctgcctctaactcctgcctctacctctagcccctccctctgcatctagccttTCATTCTCTGTAGCTTtttcctctgcctccagctcctccctctgcctctaactcctcccacTGCCTCTaacccctccctctgtctctagctactctctctgcctctaggtccttcctctgcctttagctcctcttcTGGTTCTATCTCCACCCTCTGCCTTTAGCCCCAGCCTCTAGcttcttcctctgcctctagcttcttccTCTGCCTCTAagttctccctctgtctctagctccttcctctgcctctagctcctccctctgcctctagctcctcctctgcctctagcttctttcTCTGCCTCTAAGTTCTCCCTCTgtatctagctccttcctctgcctctaggccCTTCCTGTGTCTCTAGCTCCCGCAGCCTCTATCTtcttctgcctctagcccctccctctgcctctagcccctccctctgcctctagctctagcTCTgcctcatcatagaatctcatcagcaatagctgccgtctcctatctcagtaatgggaaagtctcccctaaatacagattttacctcagaagtgagaattttgataatgactagtgatgagtgaacccatggaGATTCGGGTTCACTAAATCAGCACAAACTAAATAAAAATTCGAGTTCGACATCCGAACTTGATCCtgaacaacaaaccccatacaagtctatggaagtgAGAAGtttgggctgtaaaatggctgCAGTAAGTGCTAGAAGCCTGTGGTAGAAAGTAAATGCTAgcgagagcaggatagttatatatATCGCATTTCCTGGTGTTTCCGGGAGGATCGTGCTGCTGTCAGACTCACTTCTGGGTCCGCTTATTaaccttcatgaatattcactgcttcccccacccaccctctgtatgGCAGTCTGTGATTTGgttacagactgctatacacgcccccaccctgtgtccccgtctctgattggttgcactcagtttgctgtatggtagtgtaaagacaaataaataataataaaaaaatggcttGGGCTCCCGCGATATTTTACTAGCCAGCGTGGgcaaaacaacagctacaggctgcagcccccatctgtgagctttaccgtggctgaatatcaaaataaataatataaaaaagtgTAGCGTCTCCCCCAGTGTTGATATCTATCCACGTTAAAGCAgagaggattttttcagtgtttgttttatttcttttcacctacactgttagtaataggggtgtatcatagatgcctcccattactaatccagggctcgatgacagctgtgattttttttgacaaatcacagctgtcattatgccatatattatcccgattgccaccgcaccagggcaatcaggataagcTTGGTAAAGTGCGAAGATTGTCACATGTAATGGGATGTGCCAATTTTGgttagctgcgggctggtatttttaggctgggtgggcaaTATTCATCTTGCCTCCTATTTTGACGAGCTCCCACCATTGCTGAatattaaaaatggggggaccctatgtcttttttaaaactatttatttattttgctatcAATCAATCACAAACGTGGACACAGGATGAGGGTCATGGAAAGCAgtttgtaaccaatcacagactactacacacagagggtgggcggggaagcagtgaatattcatgaagcttaatgagcgggcccagaatgACATGGCTAATTAGAGATGATACCGTGGCATCGTCTCTTACTATTTGGATTATTTCTACCACTTTGTACCCACCCATACCTGTTCGGTGTAGTCTATGCCCAATGGAGACCCCAGTATCTACGGTCACTGGTTAGAACAGTCTCTTCATATGAATCCGCTAAGAACGTAGCTCCTGGTGGGACAGTGAACGACTCGCTCTGACCTGTGGATAAACCCGGCAGTAGGTGTTATGTATACCTGCAGCACCCCCCACAGAAGACTGTAAGTATTGCACAGTGTCTATTCATATCAATGGGTTACCTGTGTAATAAAGGCCAGGCCGAGGCCTCCAGAGCTTCCAAAGGGTCCTGCGAGCTACAATTAATGAGAATTCGCTAATAAATGAGACGACCCTGGTCAGAATGCGGCACAATCCCATGGTAGGAGGTTAATCTTTCCATAAATACCAAAGAGAGATGAAAAATGGTTGGATCTCCATCTTCTGAGGGTCAATAATCCTGCGTAGACCTGACGTGAGGTTTCACCATGTCTTATATTACAGTGTATCTGCCATATCCAGAGACGCTTCAAGAGGTGAAGATGCCGCTGATTGACTCCAAGACGTGTGATGCCATGTACCACATAGACTCCACTGTGGCCACGACCACCAGTATTATCCTGGATGATATGATCTGCGCCGGGTACAATTATGGGTTGCAGGATTCGTGCCAGGTACACCGATTTATTCACATATGTTCCTCCATTTCGCATGGTGCTGTCATCACTCGTCACATCTTGGCGACCAATTCAGTGGTAATGGATTCTGCTTTTTTTCCATCCAGGGGGACTCGGGAGGACCTCTGGTGTGTAAAGTGCAGGGCGCATGGTACCAGGCGGGCATTGTCAGCTGGGGTGAAGGCTGCGCCCAGCCCAACCGCCCCGGAGTCTACACCCTCACCACAGCCTACAAGGCCTGGATGCAAAACTACATCCCAGAACTTCAGTTTACTAATCTGAAATTTGTTGTAAATGGAGGTGACAAGCGTCGGGGTCCACACCCGATGACTCTGACCCTTCTTACCTTTATTTTCATGTTTTTTCGTTTCATTTAAGTAACAGCTCCAATGAAGTCTGAAAAGCACGCCAGAATTAAACTAAGAAACATACGAGCTCCCGACACCTCCCATCTTCTGATCGTCCTTCCGAGGTtacaataagggaggacactgcgCAGGGATCGCTAGGATCCATTATTATATAATTACTCAGGAATTGTTTCTCCAAGATTTGCAGCTCCTTTTTAGAAAAGGGAAAGAAGATCCAGCCAGTAGATTATTACATGAACAACATAGAATCTGAATATGTGCCACATATAGAAAATAAAGATGGGCAAATTGATGAGGTAGCATGAACTTGCCTCGGATTTGACTCAAAAATTGTATTGCTGCATTTTTAGTGATCCACTTTGTGCCGTTGTTGAGGGCCTTAGGAAGGTTTGAAAAATAACAATGACAGTAACCTGACTGCTTGTCTGTCCTGACCCCCCAGCCCCAGCCTAGTCCTCCCCCGAATCTGGTGTCTTCTAGGCAGGTGACAGTCTCGTCTGCTTCTTTCTTCAatctgcaccagtgatgtctgagcTGAAGAGGCCTCAAACAACGCTTATCATGATATCTGGATGTCACAATGTGGATAACCTTAGTATACAATGTGAATGAAGACCAGGCTGGAGTCGGAGGGAGCCAGTGGGAGACCAGGCTGCAGCTGGAGGGAATTGGTGGGGGACCAAGCTCGAGCTGGAGGGAGTCAGTGGGGGACCAGGCTATAGCCGGATAGAGTCGGTAGGGGACCAGGCTAGAGTTGGAGGGAGCCAGTGGGGGACCAGGCTGCAGCTGGAGGGAATTGGTGGGGGACCAAGCTGGAGCTGGAGGGAGTTAGTGGGGGACCAGGCTGGAGCTGGATAGAGCCGGTGGGGGACCAGGCTGGAGCTGGACGGAATTGGTGGGGGACAAGGCTGGTGCCGGAGGGAGTAAGTGGGGGACCAGGCTGGAGGCGGATAGAGTCAGTGGAAGACCAGGCTGGAGCTGGAGGGAGCCAGTGggggaccaggccagagctggagaGAGTCAGTGGGGAACCAAGCTGAAGCCGGAGAGAACCGGTGAGGGACCAGGCTGAAGCCGGTAGAAGACCAGGCTGGAGTTGGAGGGAGCCAGTGAGGCACCAAGCTGGAGCAAAAGGGAGCCGTTAGGGGCCAGATTGGAGCAAAAGGGAGTCGGTGGGGGACCAGGCTGGAGCTGTAGGTAGCCGGTGGAGGACCAGGTTGAAGCCGGAGGGAGCCGGTGGAAGACCAGGCTGGAGTTGGAGGGATCCAATGAGGGTCCAGGCTGGAGCAAAAGGGAGCCGGTGGAGTACCAGGCAGAGAGCCGTGGTGGCGAGGTCTCTCCAGACACTAAAGCATAATCAGCCACATTCGATAACACTGACTAAATTCAATGCAATTGGAAATTCCTGGTCAAATTGTAGCAGATTTTCCTAATTAAAATTTCTGTAGATTCCCTTATAGAAATAGATTCATCCATGTTTTTTTGAGTCTGGAGAAACCTGCACAGATAATGACTGTAACAATGATACGTTCACAGGTCACAGCGACCGCGGCTGATGTCTTCATTTCAGAATTATGGACTGCGGACATTTATCACTTATTATCGTAATGATTTCTTATGGTTTTCTAATGTATCTAATCTAATTGTTGGACTTATGAGATTTTTTGAGAAGttgtaaataaaaaatacaaaatcaaGTTGAGCCCCCTGCGTTATCTGAGGGGTCGTCATATGGTGTGCGGCAGTAGTTGGGGGTGGGGGGAGGAAGAAGAAATCTCCTGCCCCTCCCTGGCCACCAGTTATGTAGAAGTTATAATAATTCACAGGATGATTCAACAGCTGGGAACATTTTTGGTCCTGGGGCCTTAAtgtgttttttcctctttacacttaccgggttagtaatggggctgtctgatagaagcctctccattactaacctctgggcttgaggcCAGCTGTcagtacacagctgacatcaaccccaaaagtattacactGATTGTCACCGTGCCAGGGCCATCGGGAAAAGCGCCAGAATTTGAACattttatggatgcgccacttataGGGTGGCTGGGGACTaaaatttttagactgggaagggccaaataagcaTAGACTCTCCCACCTGATAAAActggcccccagctgtcagctttatcttggctggatatcaaaaataggacggagcccacaattttttttaaataatttaaataaacaaCATTGGATCCCCTCTTTTTCtggtaaccagccaagataaagcagacagttgggggttgcagcccacagctgctgcttcgcccacgctggttatcaaaaacagccaGGGccccacatttttttaaaaaaatgtattctctatctacatttgtttgcagggaaattgcccccattttgcttttgcagccccctaggccttactacgaccattttacagtcaTTGTACGGCACAGAATTCTTGTCTCCATTGACTTATGTAGAGTTCGGAGTTCCGGGGTAAGTCCAGGTCCGGAACCAAACTTTTATTTAAACTTTCACAGGTCCACCCATGGCCTCAATCAACCaaaactagggatgagcaaaccagaAATGTAAAGTTCGAGGTTCATACTAGACGTCATTGTTAGTGTTTGGGTTTGCtaaccaaataaagcttgttgaaaggttgcaacgcagcgaATCCACAAGCTTTTAGGCTGTAGGCACTTCTGGAGGCAtctcagccatgccaagtatttgtatattggcatggctgtgattggctgactcaCCACGCGACACATCCTATTGAGAGGTGGGATCATGAGTTGGGCCTCCATTTAGCGTTCTGATCCCGGTGCAGCCAAGAGTGCCCTAATACCAGCTGGTTTAAATAGCTCTAGGTGCAAACTGCTCGCATaccacctggtgcaaacagctcgcaTACCACCTGGTGCAAACTGCTCGCATaccacctggtgcaaacagctcgcaTACCACCTGGTGCAAACTGCTCGCATACCACCTAATGCAAACTGCTTGCATACCACCTGGTGCAAactgctctaataccgcctggtacAAACAACTGCCCTGCGGCAAGTGTACTGTCTGAAGGTGTGTTTAGCACGGCAGGGGGTGTGATCACAGACAGGAGAATCTGCCTGTCCACAGCCAACTTGGGCAAGCTCACATTCAGTAAAATGAACCAGGGGGGATCAGAGAGGCCTGATCCATACCTTTGGATGACTGGACAACTATACCAGCCGCACTCAGCCATTGGTATACTCTATTTGCCATTCACAATGTTTTTTGGCCTaccaaaataaataatattaaaaaagggGTTGGCTATATCCTCCTTTGTCTCTTCCACCTACACCGCCATGTCCACCTCAACCTCCTCCTTCACTTGGACCTCCTTCTCTggttcaacatttttttttccctatgttATTTTGCAGGGGTTCTGGGTGCTCTGTTagtcaactctgaa is a genomic window containing:
- the LOC142246797 gene encoding transmembrane protease serine 9-like, giving the protein MKLDSPVTYTKYVMPVCLPAASVTFPCGLECWVTGWGTIYSGVNLPYPMTLQEVMTPIIDQARCDAIYHVNSIISSNVPIILDDMICSGYTYGGKDSCQGDSGGPLVCKVQGVWYQAGVVSWGDGCAQSNRPGVYTLVPAYTSWIQSYVPDVTFTDLGYIPPPFLECDAAIGTVATPVASYTSPPTNYSVCGSPVVSDRIVGGTDAVDGEWPWQISLRYTGSHICGGSLIASQWVLSAAHCFQGSTYPYDYSVYLGMYQLSLTNGHEYNAYVKRIITHPAFTGAGSPGDIALIQLSSPVPYTKYIMPICLPSSSVTFPSGLKCWVTGWGNVQSGVYLPYPETLQEVKMPLIDSKTCDAMYHIDSTVATTTSIILDDMICAGYNYGLQDSCQGDSGGPLVCKVQGAWYQAGIVSWGEGCAQPNRPGVYTLTTAYKAWMQNYIPELQFTNLKFVVNGGDKRRGPHPMTLTLLTFIFMFFPIFPSTSSQPVCGSPAVSSRIVGGSDAVDGQWPWQASIQDQGSHFCGGSLISSQWVLSAAHCFESPQYTGYDVQLGAYSLSLANGHSVWKTIDSIYIHPDYTSTAHTWDIALVKLSSAVTYTKYIMPVCLPAASVTFPCGLDCWVTGWGRIASDVDLPSPQTLQNVMVPLIDSGTCDDMYHIDSNLSSSIAIVDNTMICAGYTEGGKDSCQGDSGGPLVCQVNGTWYQPGVVSFGDGCALPDRPGVYTLVTAYQSWIQSYVSDLSFYDVTDIPEPSQKCRGNMNASCYLLTLLIITASLLRYL